From the Fulvia fulva chromosome 2, complete sequence genome, one window contains:
- a CDS encoding putative endo-beta-1,4-glucanase B has translation MMLSLYFVALLSVLGLAIGSPVADKRARKLEFMGVNLAGPEFGAANSGLYNRDYIWPDLSTLQEFVNQGFNIFRINIMMERLTPGSLTASFDNYYLSNLTQTVNAITATGAYAMINPHNYGRFNGQTISSPSDFGTWWKNVAAQYKNNDKVIFDTNNEFWGMSGRVVADLNQAAINGIRAAGATSQTINVEGNAWTGAWSWTTFPGTDGLTNADSMGNLTDPQNKIVYQMHQYLDTDGSGTSPNCVNSTIGSTRLVVATNWLRSNDKKAMLGEFAGGVNNVCQTAVADMLAYMAKNSDVWTGAIWWSAGPWWGDYMYSLEPKTGVAYNAYMPILKAAA, from the exons ATGATGTTATCACTTTATTTCGTGGCCCTTCTGAGCGTCCTGGGACTTGCCATTGGCTCCCCAGTCGCTGATAAAAGAGCACGGAAACTGGAGTTTATGGGAGTCAATCTGGCTGGCCCCGAGTTCGGTGCAGCGAATTCTGGTCTATACAACAGAGACTACATCTGGCCGGACCTATCCACACTCCAGGAGTTCGTCAATCAAGGCTTCAACATATTTCGGATCAACATCATGATGGAGAGGCTCACTCCCGGCTCGCTAACGGCCAGCTTTGACAACTACTACTTGAGCAATCTGACGCAGACTGTCAATGCCATCACGGCGACGGGAGCATATGCCATGATCAATCCGCACAATTATGGACGCTTCAATGGCCAGACCATCAGCTCGCCATCCGACTTTGGAACGTGGTGGAAGAATGTTGCTGCCCAGTACAAGAACAATGACAAGGTGATCTTCGACACTAATAACGA ATTCTGGGGCATGAGCGGACGGGTTGTGGCCGACCTGAACCAGGCCGCGATCAATGGCATCCGA GCCGCTGGAGCGACCTCTCAGACCATCAATGTCGAAGGTAACGCATGGACTGGTGCTTG GAGCTGGACTACATTCCCTGGCACAGACGGTTTGACCAATGCCGACAGCATGGGCAACCTGACGGACCCCCAAAACAAGATCGTCTATCAGATGCATCAGTACCTAGACACGGACGGCAGCGGCACTTCGCCAAACTGTGTCAACAGCACCATTGGCAGCACAAGGCTTGTGGTAGCGACCAACTGGCTACGGTCCAATGATAAGAAGGCAATGCTTGGAGAGTTTGCTGGCGGTGTCAACAACGTCTGCCAGACCGCCGTAGCGGACATGCTGGCGTACATGGCCAAGAACTCGGACGTCTGGACGGGTGCAATCTG GTGGTCTGCTGGACCGTGGTGGGGAGACTACATGTATTCTCTTGAGCCGAAAACTGGCGTGGCATACAACGCCTACATGCCAATCCTGAAAGCTGCTGCATAG